One Pseudofrancisella aestuarii genomic region harbors:
- a CDS encoding ComF family protein translates to MKSIKELLVNIKQLLLKQSCALCKQSSNCLVCDYCFKDLEKQLSFNKDQIILDDEYDYYHLFNYSKEIQLLLKKLKFNKDVLVISIFETLIYKWWEDSAKEYLNEVDEIIVVPIHRFRYLYRGFNQSELLANKLADCINIEPNFKACKRKKYTKAQAKSSKKDREMQIKNVFELTQSIKSKHLVVFDDVFTTGSTLKELIKTVKLSGDIKKISIVALVKAGL, encoded by the coding sequence TTGAAAAGTATAAAAGAATTACTTGTAAATATAAAACAATTATTACTTAAGCAGAGTTGTGCTTTATGTAAACAAAGTAGTAATTGTTTAGTTTGTGATTACTGTTTTAAAGATTTGGAAAAACAGCTTTCTTTTAATAAAGATCAAATAATTTTAGATGATGAGTATGATTATTATCATTTGTTTAATTATTCAAAAGAGATTCAACTTTTATTAAAAAAACTAAAGTTCAATAAAGATGTATTGGTAATCTCAATTTTTGAGACACTAATCTATAAGTGGTGGGAAGATTCCGCTAAAGAATATTTAAATGAAGTAGATGAAATAATTGTAGTTCCTATACATAGATTTAGGTATTTGTATCGTGGATTTAATCAGTCTGAGTTATTAGCAAATAAATTAGCAGATTGTATAAATATAGAACCTAATTTTAAAGCATGTAAGAGAAAGAAATATACAAAGGCACAAGCCAAATCATCAAAAAAAGATAGGGAAATGCAGATAAAAAATGTATTTGAACTAACTCAAAGTATTAAATCAAAACATTTAGTTGTGTTTGATGATGTTTTCACTACTGGCTCTACTTTAAAAGAGCTCATTAAGACAGTAAAATTGTCTGGAGATATAAAAAAAATCAGTATAGTAGCTTTAGTAAAGGCTGGGCTATAA
- a CDS encoding histidine triad nucleotide-binding protein, translating into MSDCIFCKIINEEIPCQKVYEDTDILAFNDINPAAETHVLVIPKQHISSLNDLNDSHEEIMGKLMISIPKVAKQLGLKGFKTIINTGKEGGQVVFHIHAHILGGTIKKSMPV; encoded by the coding sequence ATGTCAGACTGTATTTTTTGTAAAATAATAAATGAGGAAATCCCTTGTCAAAAAGTCTATGAGGATACAGACATTTTAGCTTTTAATGATATAAACCCAGCAGCAGAAACACACGTGCTTGTTATCCCTAAACAACATATTTCAAGCCTCAATGATCTAAATGATAGTCATGAAGAAATAATGGGGAAATTAATGATATCTATACCTAAGGTTGCTAAGCAGCTAGGTTTAAAAGGATTTAAAACTATAATAAACACAGGTAAAGAAGGTGGGCAAGTGGTTTTCCATATACACGCACATATTCTTGGAGGGACAATTAAAAAAAGTATGCCTGTTTAA
- the ubiB gene encoding ubiquinone biosynthesis regulatory protein kinase UbiB — MIKKWLRLVYIFYIVNRYCLLNEPIRATQIRSLRFFIYFNPFNYVRSNRKSDHGVRLRIALERLGPIFVKFGQALSTRQDILPPKAIEEIARLQDDVPPFSGKIAILQIEKSIKKPISEAFKYFDENPLASASIAQVHRAILHNNNKVVVKVLRPNIHKILKLDTALMLTVAKLISAIFPNLKRFKPIEVVNEINQSLLDEIDLLREAANASQLRRNFENSDIQYIPKIYWDYTSSKVMVMEEVDGLSISDISKLDALGIDRKLLAERGVQIFYTQVFRDCFFHADMHPGNLFIDATNPNDPKYISIDFGIVGTLNRDDQQYLAGNFLAFFKRDYKKVAELHIESGWVPADTRVDALESAIRTVCEPIFEKPIKEISLGYTLMRLFQVARRFNMEVQPQLILLQKTLINIEGLGRQLYPELNLWETSRPILEKWMREHVGVKGFIRRTQEHLPKVSEKLPEIPDVIFEILQHTQNSLRANKNFNEIELNKTVQSSKSKFFLILGSILAGAGAFYSINSDSELLLNLQTFIKNNNSSILSIGIISIIYYILKKER; from the coding sequence ATGATTAAAAAATGGCTAAGACTAGTTTATATATTTTATATAGTTAATAGATACTGCTTATTAAATGAACCTATAAGAGCTACTCAAATTAGATCTTTAAGATTTTTCATTTATTTTAACCCTTTTAATTATGTTAGAAGTAATAGGAAAAGTGATCATGGAGTTAGACTTCGAATAGCTCTTGAAAGGCTAGGTCCTATATTTGTGAAGTTCGGGCAAGCTTTATCCACTAGGCAAGATATCTTACCACCAAAAGCTATAGAAGAAATTGCTCGACTCCAAGATGATGTCCCGCCTTTCTCTGGGAAAATAGCTATTTTACAAATAGAAAAATCTATAAAAAAACCAATTAGCGAAGCATTCAAATATTTTGATGAAAATCCATTAGCTTCTGCATCAATTGCTCAAGTTCATAGAGCCATATTACATAATAATAATAAAGTTGTGGTTAAAGTTTTAAGACCAAATATTCACAAAATTCTTAAACTTGATACAGCATTAATGCTAACCGTTGCCAAGCTTATTTCAGCTATATTCCCTAATTTAAAAAGATTTAAGCCCATCGAGGTTGTAAATGAAATAAACCAAAGTCTCTTGGATGAAATAGATCTATTAAGAGAGGCTGCCAATGCTTCTCAATTAAGAAGAAATTTCGAAAATAGTGATATCCAATATATACCTAAAATTTATTGGGACTATACGTCTTCTAAAGTAATGGTTATGGAAGAGGTTGATGGTCTTAGTATCTCAGATATAAGTAAGCTAGATGCTTTAGGGATTGATAGAAAATTGCTTGCTGAAAGAGGCGTGCAAATATTTTATACGCAAGTATTCAGAGACTGCTTTTTCCATGCAGATATGCACCCTGGAAACTTATTTATTGATGCAACTAACCCTAATGATCCTAAATATATCTCTATAGATTTTGGGATAGTGGGAACTCTGAATAGAGATGATCAACAATATTTAGCAGGAAACTTCTTAGCTTTCTTTAAGAGAGATTATAAAAAAGTAGCTGAACTGCATATTGAATCCGGCTGGGTTCCTGCAGACACTAGGGTTGATGCGCTTGAGTCTGCTATACGGACAGTTTGCGAACCCATTTTTGAGAAACCAATCAAAGAAATATCTCTTGGTTATACATTAATGAGACTATTCCAAGTTGCTAGAAGATTTAATATGGAGGTTCAGCCTCAGCTTATATTACTACAAAAAACCTTAATAAATATAGAAGGACTTGGTCGTCAACTATATCCTGAATTAAATCTATGGGAGACGTCCCGCCCTATCCTAGAAAAATGGATGAGAGAACATGTTGGGGTAAAAGGTTTCATCCGCCGCACACAAGAACATTTACCTAAAGTTAGTGAAAAATTGCCAGAAATACCTGATGTTATTTTTGAAATTCTGCAACATACACAGAATAGTCTAAGAGCAAATAAAAACTTTAATGAAATAGAGCTAAACAAAACTGTTCAGTCTTCAAAAAGTAAATTCTTTTTAATTCTAGGCTCAATACTTGCTGGTGCTGGTGCATTTTATAGCATCAATTCAGATTCAGAACTATTATTAAACTTACAAACTTTTATTAAAAATAATAATTCAAGTATTTTAAGTATCGGAATAATTTCTATTATTTACTATATATTAAAAAAAGAGAGGTAA
- a CDS encoding ubiquinone biosynthesis accessory factor UbiJ, giving the protein MTDSLNNALNLLLNLDPQIPFALSKLENKSLSIYITDLDIITTFTINNKKVTASNLKSPNVISGKLAYIVELLFNKNLQELLIDKKLDYQGSLSELKQFYSFFSSIDIDVIYRISSVTNPIFANAIEIPFKKAKNFIKVSKNESITDIKEYLTEEKKYLISKNEINIFYREVQKLKQATDRLEAKLKLLKGSAND; this is encoded by the coding sequence ATGACTGATAGTTTAAATAATGCTCTTAATCTTTTATTAAATCTTGACCCCCAGATCCCATTTGCATTATCAAAGCTAGAAAATAAATCATTGAGTATATATATAACCGATTTAGATATAATAACTACTTTTACAATAAATAATAAAAAAGTAACAGCTTCAAATTTAAAATCACCAAATGTTATAAGTGGAAAATTAGCCTATATTGTCGAGCTTTTATTTAATAAAAATCTACAAGAACTACTTATTGATAAAAAGCTTGATTATCAAGGGAGTTTATCAGAATTAAAACAATTTTATAGTTTCTTTAGTTCGATAGATATTGATGTAATATATCGTATATCTTCTGTTACTAATCCTATTTTTGCAAATGCCATAGAGATACCGTTTAAAAAAGCAAAAAATTTTATAAAAGTTTCAAAAAATGAATCAATTACAGATATAAAAGAATATCTAACTGAAGAAAAAAAATACTTAATTTCAAAAAATGAAATAAATATTTTTTATAGAGAAGTACAAAAATTAAAGCAAGCAACTGATAGGCTAGAGGCTAAGCTAAAATTACTAAAAGGTTCTGCTAATGATTAA
- the ubiE gene encoding bifunctional demethylmenaquinone methyltransferase/2-methoxy-6-polyprenyl-1,4-benzoquinol methylase UbiE, which translates to MSDNKKTTDFGFSEVAWEDKQKKVAGVFHSVAAKYDLMNDMMSFGIHRLWKKTTVAKAGIRKGDRVLDLAGGTGDLAYKFCQLVGDNGKVILSDINSSMLEVGKEKLTNKGCVGNIEYIQANAESLPFPDNYFDCITISFGLRNVTDKEKALTSMYRVLKPGGKLLVLEFSKPIVPLLSKIYDEYSFKALPFMGKVITQDAESYKYLAESIRKHPDQETLKQMMLQAGFDDAEYQNMTGGIVALHTGYKY; encoded by the coding sequence ATGTCTGATAATAAAAAAACTACTGACTTTGGATTCTCAGAAGTAGCATGGGAAGATAAACAAAAAAAAGTGGCTGGTGTTTTTCACTCAGTTGCAGCCAAATATGACTTAATGAATGACATGATGTCTTTTGGCATTCATAGACTATGGAAAAAAACTACTGTTGCAAAAGCTGGAATTCGCAAAGGTGATAGAGTTCTTGATCTAGCTGGTGGTACCGGTGATTTAGCTTATAAGTTCTGTCAACTTGTTGGAGATAATGGAAAAGTCATTCTTAGTGATATAAATTCATCCATGTTAGAGGTTGGAAAGGAAAAGCTTACAAATAAAGGATGTGTTGGCAATATAGAATATATCCAAGCAAATGCTGAAAGTCTGCCATTTCCAGATAATTATTTTGATTGCATAACTATATCATTTGGATTAAGAAATGTTACAGATAAAGAAAAAGCTCTAACATCAATGTATAGAGTTTTGAAACCAGGTGGAAAACTTTTAGTGTTAGAGTTCTCTAAACCGATTGTCCCTTTATTATCAAAAATATATGATGAATATTCTTTCAAAGCTCTTCCTTTCATGGGAAAAGTAATCACTCAAGATGCTGAAAGCTATAAATACTTAGCAGAGTCTATACGTAAACACCCTGATCAAGAAACATTAAAGCAAATGATGTTACAAGCTGGTTTTGATGACGCTGAATATCAAAATATGACTGGTGGAATAGTTGCATTACATACAGGATATAAATACTAA
- the glk gene encoding glucokinase yields MYILSGDIGGTNTRLQVSTLENGKTEHVTIKKYKGADFKCLSDVIDTFLEEIGLKGQIDSVCLAVAGFVVNGEVELTNLPWMVSELYVAEGLGIDRSKVKVINDFEAIGYGIENLDKEKDLYTLQEGNYDEESLCAVIGAGTGLGMCLAAYHNGKTKVYKTEGGHVDFSPVDDEQIELFRFMKKTLHRVSPERFCSGYGIYNIYKYVITQPLYGQPESSSLRRELFNVSDVDKAALIVKYAVEHKDPSALRAVDIFLSIYGATAGNLALTSLPFRGLYIAGGIAPRLVKQIIEGKFLQKFRDKGRISNMMKDFPIHIITNTDVGLIGARTYAASLVK; encoded by the coding sequence ATGTATATCTTATCTGGTGATATTGGTGGTACAAATACAAGATTGCAAGTATCAACGTTAGAGAATGGTAAAACAGAACATGTTACGATAAAAAAATATAAAGGCGCTGATTTTAAATGTCTTTCAGATGTTATAGATACATTTTTGGAAGAAATTGGACTAAAAGGGCAGATTGACTCTGTTTGTTTGGCGGTAGCTGGTTTTGTTGTTAATGGAGAGGTTGAGCTCACTAATCTGCCTTGGATGGTTTCTGAATTATATGTTGCAGAAGGTTTAGGAATTGATAGATCTAAAGTAAAAGTAATAAATGATTTTGAAGCTATTGGTTATGGAATAGAAAACTTAGATAAGGAAAAAGATTTATATACTTTGCAAGAAGGGAACTATGACGAAGAAAGTTTATGTGCTGTTATAGGTGCGGGAACGGGTCTTGGTATGTGTCTTGCAGCTTATCATAATGGTAAAACAAAAGTTTATAAAACTGAGGGTGGACATGTAGATTTTTCACCAGTAGATGATGAACAAATTGAGCTTTTTAGATTTATGAAAAAGACTCTACATAGAGTCTCGCCAGAAAGATTCTGTAGTGGTTATGGTATCTATAATATTTACAAATATGTGATTACACAGCCATTATATGGTCAGCCAGAATCATCTTCTTTAAGAAGAGAATTATTTAACGTATCCGACGTTGATAAAGCAGCATTAATAGTTAAATATGCTGTCGAGCATAAAGACCCATCAGCGCTTAGAGCAGTTGATATATTCTTAAGCATATATGGAGCAACAGCAGGTAATTTGGCGTTAACTAGCTTACCTTTTAGAGGTTTATATATTGCGGGAGGTATAGCGCCTAGATTAGTTAAACAAATAATAGAAGGGAAGTTTCTTCAAAAATTTAGAGATAAGGGAAGAATATCTAATATGATGAAAGATTTCCCTATCCATATTATTACAAATACAGATGTTGGACTAATTGGGGCGCGAACTTACGCTGCTAGTCTTGTGAAGTAG
- a CDS encoding septation protein A, translated as MNKMLNDFLPAIAFFAVYKIYDIFYATAALIIITIAQVIFEYIMHKKIPYTQVVIAILVVIFGGATLYFHNEEFIKWKVSIINWLLGSGFIITTYTMKQTPIEKLLGSSMDLEHKKWKILNNMWGIYFLVLGTINMFVAYFCSTNTWMNFKLFGIIGLTIIFMVIQVAYLSKHIKK; from the coding sequence ATGAATAAAATGCTTAATGACTTTTTACCTGCTATAGCTTTTTTTGCAGTATACAAAATTTATGACATCTTCTATGCTACTGCAGCACTAATAATAATAACTATTGCTCAAGTAATTTTTGAATATATTATGCATAAAAAGATTCCTTACACTCAAGTTGTAATCGCCATATTGGTTGTGATTTTTGGTGGTGCAACTCTATATTTTCATAATGAAGAATTTATAAAATGGAAAGTCTCTATAATAAATTGGTTACTAGGATCAGGATTTATAATTACTACTTATACTATGAAACAAACACCAATAGAAAAATTATTAGGTAGTTCCATGGATTTAGAACATAAAAAATGGAAGATCTTAAATAACATGTGGGGAATATACTTTCTAGTACTAGGAACGATAAATATGTTTGTTGCTTACTTCTGCTCCACTAATACTTGGATGAATTTTAAATTATTTGGAATTATTGGCTTAACAATAATATTTATGGTTATACAAGTAGCTTATCTTTCAAAACATATAAAAAAATAG
- a CDS encoding L-threonylcarbamoyladenylate synthase yields the protein MNKLLEINSYGNNDNAFEEIVSVLDNDGVVAIPTDSGYSLACKMKSKRAIDKIRKIRDLDSEHNFTLVCKDLSEISEYAKVDNNAYRILKRCTPGAYTFILLATKKVSSLLVKKNKKTVGIRVPTHYIPLNIIARIGEPLVTSSFILPGEQNVVTDCSEVSNTIMNNIDLVVESEYCGFESTTVVDMLEMPFSILREGAGDIDNIV from the coding sequence ATGAATAAGTTACTAGAAATAAATAGTTATGGTAACAATGATAATGCCTTTGAAGAAATTGTAAGTGTTCTTGATAATGATGGAGTAGTAGCTATACCAACAGATTCAGGATACTCTCTAGCATGTAAAATGAAATCTAAAAGAGCGATAGATAAGATAAGAAAAATTAGAGATTTAGACAGTGAACATAATTTTACTTTGGTCTGTAAGGATTTATCAGAAATATCAGAATATGCAAAGGTAGATAATAATGCTTATAGAATATTAAAAAGATGTACTCCTGGAGCATATACTTTTATATTACTAGCTACAAAGAAAGTTTCATCATTACTAGTCAAAAAAAATAAGAAAACAGTAGGGATTAGAGTTCCAACTCATTATATTCCATTAAATATTATTGCAAGAATAGGGGAGCCATTAGTTACTAGCTCTTTTATTTTACCAGGTGAACAAAATGTTGTTACAGATTGCTCAGAAGTTAGTAATACCATCATGAACAATATAGATTTAGTTGTTGAATCTGAGTATTGTGGCTTTGAATCAACAACTGTTGTTGATATGTTAGAAATGCCTTTTAGTATTCTTCGAGAAGGTGCTGGTGATATAGATAATATAGTTTAA
- a CDS encoding MFS transporter, which translates to MKRKYFHSIIICLLFIIALLNYLDRSTLSIANTEISLAFNISPAEMGILLSAFMWPYAIISLPAGYLVDRYNVHKIMIISMILWSFACILGGLTIGFYSILATRLLLGAAEAPFFIIATKIIQQHFPTKKRGLMSSIVNLGPRVATVIAPVSIVALILFTGWRGMFILLGSLGILIAFIWYKINKRFTNINNHKKQIKSSNPIRLKQAFSNKNVKLLCLGNFSSSYAYWLFLTWLPYYFITAKELNLSEMGIATSASFMLSLLSVMLGGILSDLLIKKKMCPIKARLFPIILGCIIAGLSMLLIPFIQNIYLIITLISISVFALGLRISPTWALVADMSCKNSVGLIGGIQNFANFTGGALAPLVTGVILVHTNNNFNLVFVISAIICLVGTTSYFFITKENSLKNIN; encoded by the coding sequence ATAAAAAGAAAATATTTCCACTCAATAATAATTTGCCTACTTTTTATAATAGCATTATTAAACTATCTTGACCGCTCAACTCTTAGTATAGCAAACACAGAAATTTCACTAGCTTTTAATATCTCTCCTGCAGAGATGGGTATTCTTCTATCTGCTTTTATGTGGCCTTATGCCATAATAAGCCTTCCTGCTGGATATTTGGTTGATAGATATAATGTACATAAAATAATGATTATAAGCATGATTTTATGGTCTTTTGCTTGCATACTTGGAGGATTAACTATTGGATTTTACTCTATACTTGCTACTCGGCTACTACTAGGTGCAGCTGAAGCTCCTTTTTTTATTATAGCTACAAAAATAATACAACAACATTTTCCTACTAAGAAACGAGGATTAATGTCATCAATCGTAAATCTTGGTCCCAGAGTTGCAACTGTCATAGCGCCAGTCTCAATAGTCGCTCTTATACTTTTTACTGGTTGGAGAGGCATGTTTATATTATTAGGATCATTAGGTATATTAATCGCTTTTATTTGGTATAAGATAAATAAAAGATTTACAAATATAAATAATCATAAAAAACAAATAAAGAGCTCAAACCCAATAAGGCTAAAACAGGCTTTTTCTAATAAAAATGTGAAATTATTATGTTTAGGGAACTTTAGTTCATCTTATGCATATTGGCTATTTTTAACTTGGCTACCATACTACTTTATAACTGCAAAAGAACTCAATTTATCAGAGATGGGCATAGCTACATCTGCATCCTTTATGCTCTCTTTATTATCTGTAATGCTTGGCGGAATCTTATCAGATCTTCTTATAAAGAAAAAAATGTGTCCTATAAAGGCTCGACTTTTTCCAATAATATTAGGATGTATAATTGCCGGTTTATCTATGCTTTTAATACCATTTATACAAAATATATATTTAATTATAACATTAATTAGTATTAGTGTTTTTGCATTAGGATTGAGAATATCTCCAACGTGGGCCTTAGTTGCTGATATGTCTTGTAAGAACTCTGTAGGACTAATTGGAGGAATTCAGAATTTTGCTAATTTTACAGGGGGGGCACTAGCCCCTTTAGTTACAGGTGTTATTTTAGTACATACCAACAATAATTTTAATTTAGTTTTTGTAATAAGTGCTATAATTTGTCTTGTTGGTACAACTTCTTACTTTTTTATAACAAAGGAAAATAGTCTAAAAAATATAAATTAA